A portion of the Algisphaera agarilytica genome contains these proteins:
- a CDS encoding sulfatase-like hydrolase/transferase has product MKWLLSVVALVACLLLTPAVHAGEKAKPNIVLIFTDDISARELPIYGSSKWSLPKTGKDTSDTQFRADTPVLDRMANEGLWATNAWSNTVCSPTRAMMMTGRYASIHKWWNNGDLGKSPDGNWVWPLYESSPWQLGHAARDAGYVSIWAGKTQMKQVDHRKFAFDEGVFTPGSYLYPDNPHTDFKLVKKKGGDKKDQINLDTGKTVQSYSQPSWYWKPSVALLNHPSAPEPGGEKEQITWWPHTPEAQAEYGLHTYGPDVELDFIFDFMDRAVADDKPFFVYHCSHLGHDGFDFLHPEAGNKLPGTPVIEWDGSAYTRTEPKITGDNGVYDTHGTVTGPGMYSHVEYLDYQTWLYLQKLEELGQLDNTLVIFTSDNGTWGYGKHSHDRQKGTHVPFIVYAPGLGLTKQGKQDVLLTLADMLPTLAEVMGVEPPEGYELHGESFWSFLTTDQADHRDWVYSYKGALQLIRGKHVLKDGYDKWWDVSEIPDDLISFPQIKDWSKVSDAHRAERDLFVNDIMPRYDNHATERDAPRNP; this is encoded by the coding sequence ATGAAATGGCTGTTGTCTGTTGTCGCCCTCGTCGCCTGCCTGCTGCTGACGCCCGCGGTCCATGCGGGGGAAAAAGCCAAGCCCAACATCGTCCTGATCTTCACCGACGACATCAGCGCCCGTGAGCTGCCGATCTACGGCTCGAGCAAGTGGTCGCTGCCCAAGACCGGCAAAGACACTTCTGATACCCAGTTCCGTGCCGACACCCCGGTGCTCGACCGCATGGCCAACGAGGGCCTGTGGGCGACCAACGCCTGGTCCAACACCGTCTGCTCCCCGACCCGGGCGATGATGATGACCGGGCGTTACGCCAGCATCCACAAGTGGTGGAACAACGGCGACCTGGGCAAGAGCCCGGACGGTAACTGGGTTTGGCCGTTGTACGAATCCTCGCCGTGGCAGCTCGGTCACGCAGCGCGTGACGCGGGCTACGTCAGCATCTGGGCGGGCAAGACCCAGATGAAGCAGGTCGACCACCGCAAGTTCGCTTTCGATGAAGGCGTGTTCACCCCTGGCTCGTACCTCTACCCCGACAACCCCCACACCGACTTCAAGCTCGTGAAGAAGAAGGGTGGGGACAAGAAAGACCAGATCAACCTCGACACCGGCAAGACCGTGCAGAGCTACTCGCAGCCGAGCTGGTACTGGAAGCCTTCGGTGGCTTTGCTGAATCACCCCTCCGCCCCCGAGCCCGGCGGCGAGAAGGAGCAGATCACCTGGTGGCCGCACACCCCCGAAGCCCAGGCGGAGTACGGCCTGCACACCTACGGCCCCGACGTCGAGCTCGACTTCATCTTCGACTTCATGGACCGCGCGGTCGCCGACGACAAGCCGTTCTTCGTGTACCACTGCAGCCACCTCGGCCACGACGGCTTCGACTTCCTCCACCCCGAGGCCGGCAACAAACTCCCCGGCACGCCCGTCATCGAATGGGACGGCAGCGCCTACACCCGCACCGAACCCAAAATCACCGGCGACAACGGCGTCTACGACACCCACGGCACCGTCACCGGCCCCGGCATGTATTCCCACGTCGAATACCTCGACTACCAGACCTGGCTCTACCTGCAAAAACTCGAAGAGCTCGGCCAACTCGACAACACCCTGGTCATCTTCACCTCCGACAATGGCACCTGGGGCTACGGCAAGCACAGCCACGACCGGCAGAAGGGCACCCACGTGCCGTTCATCGTCTACGCCCCGGGCCTGGGCCTGACCAAACAGGGCAAGCAGGATGTGCTGCTCACTCTGGCCGACATGCTCCCGACGCTGGCCGAGGTCATGGGCGTTGAGCCGCCCGAAGGTTACGAGCTCCACGGCGAGAGCTTCTGGTCGTTCCTCACCACCGACCAGGCCGACCACCGCGACTGGGTGTATTCGTACAAAGGCGCGCTGCAACTCATCCGCGGCAAGCACGTCCTGAAAGACGGCTACGACAAGTGGTGGGACGTCTCGGAAATCCCCGACGACCTGATCAGCTTCCCGCAGATCAAGGACTGGTCCAAGGTGTCCGACGCCCACCGTGCCGAGCGAGACCTGTTCGTCA